From a single Micromonospora pallida genomic region:
- a CDS encoding metallophosphoesterase family protein yields the protein MSDDHPSPTTPPEATSAEEAHPRRPRSTDPQELGFTPRRAVPWLAPFLLISTGIRTLLAMFFGAYLDKRELQNAFGNGVSRQVGPDGGLWLDYVADLGDGFDATYSVAYLIAQPELEVDGHRLPRAQALVMGGDQVYPSAGYEAYEDRCKGPYQAALPLATPGGPTLFAVPGNHDWYDGLTAFLRLFVRSRDQYFGGWRTEQSRSYFAVELPADWWLFGLDDQSGSYLDDPQLTYFETAAARLGPQSRVILAVPAPTWVRAVDNPTAYDSLDYFIRTVVAPSGATVRLVITGDLHHYARYAGPGRQLVTCGGGGAYLYPTHKLPERIEVPPRDTLARRASRSEPYDLAGRYPDAARSRRYGWGIFGRLPFRNPGFGALLGTLHTLLMLAMVGVAANGVDSVEQRLFSLPLVAMLLVTVVGAGLFAKPPSVDGKRHARHWILGVTHGLAHVALAAGGTWVWLRLPFHDWPWPLPVVAAAVLYGPVLGLVASELTALYLLVASGFGVNVNELFAGQGIEDAKSFLRLRIDPDGTLTIYPIAVDRVSRRWQVNPDQSPTASWLTPQAPLTPRLAEPPITLAP from the coding sequence GTGAGTGACGATCACCCCTCGCCCACCACTCCGCCCGAGGCGACCAGCGCCGAGGAGGCTCATCCCCGCCGCCCGCGCAGCACCGATCCCCAGGAGCTGGGCTTCACGCCCCGCCGGGCGGTGCCGTGGCTCGCGCCGTTCCTGCTGATCAGCACCGGCATTCGTACGCTGCTCGCGATGTTCTTCGGGGCGTACCTGGACAAACGGGAGTTGCAGAACGCGTTCGGGAACGGGGTGTCCCGTCAGGTCGGACCGGACGGCGGGCTCTGGCTGGACTACGTCGCCGACCTCGGTGACGGCTTCGACGCCACATACTCGGTGGCGTACCTGATCGCCCAGCCCGAGCTGGAGGTCGACGGACACCGGCTGCCCCGGGCGCAGGCCCTGGTCATGGGCGGTGACCAGGTCTACCCCTCGGCCGGCTACGAGGCGTACGAGGACCGCTGCAAGGGGCCGTACCAGGCGGCGCTGCCGCTGGCCACGCCCGGCGGGCCGACGCTGTTCGCCGTGCCCGGCAACCACGACTGGTACGACGGTCTGACCGCGTTCCTACGGCTCTTCGTCCGTTCCCGGGACCAGTACTTCGGCGGCTGGCGTACCGAACAGTCCCGCTCCTACTTCGCCGTCGAGCTGCCCGCCGACTGGTGGCTGTTCGGCCTGGACGACCAGTCCGGGTCGTACCTGGACGATCCGCAGCTCACCTACTTCGAGACGGCGGCGGCCCGGCTCGGCCCGCAGTCGCGGGTGATCCTGGCGGTGCCGGCGCCGACCTGGGTGCGGGCCGTGGACAACCCCACCGCGTACGACTCGCTGGACTACTTCATCCGTACGGTCGTCGCGCCGAGCGGGGCGACGGTTCGGCTGGTGATCACCGGCGACCTGCACCACTACGCCCGCTACGCGGGGCCGGGCCGGCAACTGGTGACCTGCGGCGGCGGTGGGGCGTACCTCTACCCGACGCACAAGCTGCCGGAGCGGATCGAGGTGCCGCCGCGTGACACCCTCGCCCGGCGGGCCAGCCGCTCTGAGCCGTACGACCTGGCGGGCCGCTACCCCGACGCGGCCCGCTCCCGACGGTACGGCTGGGGGATCTTCGGCCGGCTGCCGTTCCGCAACCCCGGCTTCGGCGCGTTGCTCGGCACCCTGCACACGCTGCTGATGCTGGCGATGGTCGGGGTGGCGGCGAACGGGGTGGACAGCGTCGAACAGCGGTTGTTCAGCCTTCCGCTGGTGGCGATGCTGCTGGTGACGGTCGTCGGCGCGGGCCTGTTCGCCAAGCCGCCCAGCGTGGACGGCAAACGTCACGCCCGGCACTGGATCCTCGGGGTCACGCACGGGCTGGCGCACGTGGCGCTGGCCGCCGGGGGCACCTGGGTCTGGCTGCGGCTGCCGTTCCACGACTGGCCGTGGCCGCTGCCCGTGGTGGCCGCCGCAGTGCTCTACGGGCCGGTGCTCGGCCTGGTGGCGAGTGAGCTGACCGCCCTGTACCTGCTGGTCGCGTCGGGCTTCGGGGTGAACGTGAACGAACTCTTCGCCGGTCAGGGCATCGAGGACGCGAAGTCGTTCCTACGTCTGCGGATCGATCCGGACGGCACTCTCACGATCTATCCGATCGCCGTCGACCGGGTTTCCCGGCGCTGGCAGGTGAACCCGGACCAGTCCCCCACCGCCTCCTGGCTGACCCCGCAGGCCCCCCTGACCCCCCGCCTGGCCGAACCCCCCATCACCCTCGCCCCGTAG
- a CDS encoding PSP1 domain-containing protein, which produces MGMLCAVSFNRYGRLYYLDPGEFRPQVGDRVLVPTDDGPEVAECVWAPQWVSEDTDGFPKIVGLADEEDLRRDELLRKRKAEAKVASKRLIREHGLPMKVVAVDHVLGAESGGSGRTTIYFTAPHRVDFRALVRDLGATLHCRVELRQLSARDSARVQGGIGSCGRDLCCATFLNDFEPVTIRMAKDQDLPLNPLRISGACGRLMCCLKYEHPLYQRFHESAPAVGSRVSTPAGEGKVVGHSVPKDSVTVRLDADGSRSMCSRADVCGSRQAHDQHYTP; this is translated from the coding sequence ATGGGCATGCTCTGCGCGGTCAGCTTCAACCGGTACGGCCGCCTCTACTACCTCGATCCGGGCGAGTTCCGCCCGCAGGTGGGCGACCGGGTGCTGGTGCCCACCGACGACGGTCCCGAGGTGGCCGAGTGCGTGTGGGCGCCGCAGTGGGTCAGCGAGGACACCGACGGGTTCCCGAAGATCGTCGGCCTCGCCGACGAGGAGGACCTGCGCCGTGACGAGCTGCTGCGCAAGCGCAAGGCCGAGGCGAAGGTCGCCTCGAAGCGGCTGATCCGCGAACACGGGCTGCCGATGAAGGTGGTCGCCGTCGACCACGTGCTGGGTGCCGAGTCCGGGGGCAGCGGCCGCACCACCATCTACTTCACCGCGCCGCACCGGGTGGACTTCCGGGCCCTCGTACGGGATCTCGGCGCGACCCTGCACTGCCGGGTCGAGCTGCGTCAGCTCTCCGCCCGCGACTCCGCCCGGGTGCAGGGCGGGATCGGCTCCTGCGGCCGTGACCTGTGCTGCGCCACCTTCCTCAACGACTTCGAGCCGGTGACCATCCGGATGGCGAAGGACCAGGATCTCCCGCTCAATCCGCTGCGCATCTCCGGGGCGTGCGGCCGGTTGATGTGCTGCCTGAAGTACGAGCACCCGCTCTACCAGCGCTTCCATGAGTCGGCCCCGGCGGTGGGCAGCCGGGTGTCGACCCCGGCGGGCGAGGGCAAGGTGGTCGGCCACAGCGTTCCGAAGGACTCCGTGACGGTCCGGCTGGACGCCGACGGCTCCCGCTCCATGTGCTCCCGTGCCGACGTCTGCGGCTCCCGCCAAGCCCACGACCAGCACTACACCCCCTGA
- a CDS encoding YbaB/EbfC family nucleoid-associated protein: protein MPRGEIDEAWIEEAVRRYRRIESLQAEFDAAVATVQVTVRSPDGLVEVVVTAAGTITDVRFLGPLHNRHPRDVAQSVQAAVTAAADAAQWAREKLHNETFAAYRPLAGA, encoded by the coding sequence ATGCCGCGGGGGGAGATCGACGAAGCCTGGATCGAGGAGGCCGTCCGGCGCTACCGCCGGATCGAGTCCCTCCAGGCCGAGTTCGACGCGGCGGTCGCCACCGTCCAGGTCACCGTCCGCTCCCCGGACGGGCTGGTGGAGGTGGTGGTCACCGCCGCCGGCACGATCACCGACGTCCGGTTCCTCGGGCCGCTGCACAACCGCCACCCCCGGGACGTCGCCCAGTCGGTGCAGGCGGCGGTCACCGCCGCAGCCGACGCCGCGCAGTGGGCGCGGGAGAAACTGCACAACGAGACGTTCGCCGCGTACCGACCGCTGGCGGGGGCCTGA
- a CDS encoding DNA polymerase III subunit delta', translated as MPEVFAELVGQDEAVDTLRRAVAAAAAVLRAAGTRPTAASDPTAASGPEAASGPDGADAGAGPDPGAGMTHAWIFTGPPGSGRSVAARAFAAALQCLHGTGCGGCAGCHTTMAGTHADVRLVVPEGLSIGVNEMRALVLRAASTPSGGRWQVVIIEDADRLTEAAGNALLKAIEEPPPRTVFLLCAPSTHPDDISVTIRSRCRVVPLRQPPSGAVAEVLAHRYGIAPDTAEWAASAAQGDVGRARLLAADPEVRARRDAVLAVPRRLTGVGAAFDAASALIEAAEAEAAAAVAETDAAEKAALQTALGAGGTGRGAAGAARGTAGQIKELEKRQKSRATRAQRDALDRALVDLAGFYRDALVTALRAPVAPVHADAAAMARAGAEKWDAEGALRRLEAVLECRAAIDANVKPKIAVEAMMLALWKG; from the coding sequence ATGCCGGAGGTCTTCGCCGAGCTGGTCGGGCAGGACGAGGCGGTCGACACGTTGCGCCGGGCCGTCGCCGCGGCCGCCGCCGTACTGCGCGCCGCCGGCACCCGCCCCACCGCCGCCTCCGACCCCACCGCAGCCTCCGGGCCGGAGGCCGCCTCCGGCCCGGATGGTGCGGACGCCGGGGCGGGGCCGGACCCGGGTGCGGGGATGACCCATGCCTGGATCTTCACCGGCCCGCCCGGTTCGGGACGGTCGGTGGCCGCCCGTGCCTTCGCCGCCGCCCTCCAGTGCCTGCACGGGACCGGCTGCGGCGGGTGTGCCGGCTGCCACACCACGATGGCCGGTACGCACGCCGACGTCCGGCTGGTCGTGCCCGAGGGGCTCTCCATCGGCGTCAACGAGATGCGGGCGCTGGTGCTGCGCGCGGCGAGCACCCCCTCCGGCGGGCGCTGGCAGGTCGTGATCATCGAGGACGCCGACCGGCTCACCGAGGCGGCCGGCAACGCGCTGCTCAAGGCGATCGAGGAGCCGCCGCCGCGTACCGTCTTCCTGCTCTGTGCCCCGTCCACCCACCCGGACGACATCTCGGTGACCATCCGGTCGCGCTGTCGGGTCGTACCGCTGCGGCAGCCGCCGTCCGGCGCGGTGGCCGAGGTGCTGGCCCACCGGTACGGGATCGCCCCCGACACGGCCGAGTGGGCGGCGTCGGCAGCCCAGGGCGACGTGGGCCGGGCCCGGCTGCTCGCGGCGGACCCGGAGGTCCGCGCCCGGCGGGACGCGGTGCTGGCCGTGCCGCGCCGGCTGACCGGGGTGGGCGCGGCGTTCGACGCGGCGTCCGCGCTGATCGAGGCGGCCGAGGCGGAGGCCGCGGCGGCGGTCGCGGAGACCGACGCCGCCGAGAAGGCCGCATTGCAGACCGCGCTCGGCGCGGGCGGCACCGGCCGGGGGGCCGCCGGGGCGGCACGCGGGACCGCCGGTCAGATCAAGGAACTGGAGAAACGGCAGAAGTCCCGGGCCACCCGGGCGCAGCGGGACGCGCTGGACCGGGCCCTGGTCGACCTGGCCGGTTTCTACCGGGACGCCCTGGTTACGGCGCTGCGGGCGCCGGTCGCGCCGGTGCACGCCGACGCTGCGGCGATGGCGCGCGCCGGCGCCGAGAAGTGGGACGCCGAGGGGGCGCTGCGCCGACTGGAGGCGGTGCTGGAATGCCGGGCCGCGATCGACGCCAACGTCAAGCCGAAGATCGCGGTGGAGGCGATGATGCTCGCCCTGTGGAAGGGCTGA
- the tmk gene encoding dTMP kinase, which produces MLGAASYGDWLGLLATSIFAADQVEGSTAKGAAFGTVIAVRLLPALVLGPLAGVFADRFDRRWTMVICDVLRFLLFASIPLVAILGASGGVVVGWATVATFLIETITLLWIPAKEAAVPNLIPRARLEMANQLTLITTYGITPVLAALSIAVLDASVRAATGGVVPSWSEPAQLALWFNALSRLATALVVAFGIKEISDGQADRDARTEQSMLRQFKEGWRFIGHTPLVRGLVLGIFGAFAGGGIVIGTARFFAASLGAGDAAFYLLFGAIFVGLAIGIGGGPMIVRDLSRRRWFGMSIVLASASVLALAFAIHLSMAMLGAVLVGAGAGMAFLAGTTLLGGEIADEVRGRVFAVVQIGTRLVLIFAIALSSLLVGVGGSRELRIADLGISISSTRLLLLAAGLAGIFAGISAFGQMDDKKGVPVLADLWGSMRGRPLTPAEPFVSTGLFVVFEGGEGAGKSTQVTRLAETLGGQGREVVTTREPGATPVGQRIRALVLGAPGSDTPSPRAEALLYAADRAHHVATVVRPALVRGAVVVSDRYVDSSLAYQGAGRTLPVDEVSWLSSWATGGLKPDLVVLLDVEPRVGLSRVAARGEETDHVEAESLAFHERVRYAFLDLAAADPKRYLVLDASRPADEIAATVARRVEEMLVDPSAIVHPAPAKQPDTSVQPELSDAELVTMEQPR; this is translated from the coding sequence GTGCTCGGCGCGGCCTCGTACGGTGACTGGCTCGGTCTGCTCGCCACCTCCATCTTCGCCGCCGACCAGGTCGAGGGCAGCACCGCCAAGGGTGCCGCGTTCGGCACGGTGATCGCGGTCCGGCTGCTGCCCGCACTGGTGCTCGGGCCGCTCGCCGGGGTCTTCGCCGACCGGTTCGACCGGCGCTGGACGATGGTCATCTGCGACGTGCTCCGCTTCCTGCTGTTCGCCTCCATCCCCCTGGTCGCGATCCTCGGCGCCAGTGGCGGCGTGGTGGTCGGCTGGGCGACGGTGGCGACCTTCCTGATCGAGACGATCACCCTGCTCTGGATCCCGGCCAAGGAAGCGGCGGTCCCGAACCTCATCCCGCGCGCCCGGCTGGAGATGGCCAACCAGCTCACCCTGATCACCACGTACGGCATCACCCCGGTCCTGGCCGCGCTGAGCATCGCGGTGCTCGACGCCAGCGTCCGGGCGGCGACCGGCGGCGTGGTGCCCTCCTGGTCCGAGCCGGCGCAGCTCGCGCTCTGGTTCAACGCCCTCTCCCGGCTGGCCACCGCGCTGGTGGTGGCCTTCGGTATCAAGGAGATCAGCGACGGGCAGGCCGACCGGGATGCCCGTACCGAGCAGAGCATGCTCCGGCAGTTCAAGGAGGGCTGGCGGTTCATCGGCCACACCCCGCTGGTGCGGGGCCTGGTGCTCGGCATCTTCGGGGCGTTCGCCGGCGGCGGCATCGTGATCGGCACCGCCCGCTTCTTCGCCGCCTCGCTGGGCGCCGGTGACGCCGCCTTCTACCTTCTCTTCGGGGCGATCTTCGTCGGCCTGGCGATCGGTATCGGCGGCGGTCCGATGATCGTCCGCGACCTGTCCCGACGCCGCTGGTTCGGCATGAGCATCGTGCTGGCCAGCGCGTCCGTGCTGGCGCTCGCCTTCGCCATCCACCTCTCCATGGCGATGCTCGGCGCGGTTCTGGTCGGCGCGGGCGCCGGCATGGCCTTCCTCGCCGGCACCACCCTGCTCGGCGGGGAGATCGCCGACGAGGTCCGGGGCCGGGTCTTCGCCGTGGTGCAGATCGGCACCCGACTAGTACTGATCTTCGCGATCGCGCTGAGCAGCCTGCTGGTCGGTGTCGGTGGCTCGCGGGAACTGCGTATCGCCGACCTCGGCATCTCGATCTCCTCCACCCGGCTGCTGCTGCTCGCCGCCGGCCTGGCCGGCATCTTCGCCGGGATCAGCGCCTTCGGCCAGATGGACGACAAGAAGGGCGTCCCGGTCCTGGCCGACCTCTGGGGCTCGATGCGGGGCCGCCCGCTCACCCCCGCCGAGCCGTTCGTCTCCACCGGCCTCTTCGTGGTCTTCGAGGGCGGCGAGGGCGCCGGCAAGTCCACCCAGGTCACCCGGCTCGCCGAGACCCTGGGCGGGCAGGGGCGCGAGGTGGTGACCACCCGGGAGCCGGGAGCCACCCCGGTCGGCCAGCGGATCCGCGCGCTGGTGCTCGGGGCCCCCGGCTCGGACACGCCGTCGCCGCGCGCCGAGGCGCTGCTCTACGCCGCCGATCGGGCACACCACGTGGCCACCGTGGTCCGGCCGGCGCTCGTCCGGGGCGCGGTGGTGGTCAGTGACCGGTACGTCGACTCCTCCCTGGCGTACCAGGGGGCCGGGCGGACGCTGCCGGTCGACGAGGTCTCCTGGCTCTCCTCCTGGGCCACCGGCGGACTCAAGCCCGACCTGGTGGTGCTGCTCGACGTGGAGCCGCGGGTCGGCCTGAGCCGGGTCGCCGCCCGGGGCGAGGAGACCGACCACGTGGAGGCCGAGTCGCTCGCCTTCCACGAGCGCGTTCGGTACGCCTTCCTCGACCTGGCCGCCGCCGACCCGAAGCGTTACCTGGTGCTCGACGCATCCCGTCCGGCCGACGAGATCGCCGCCACGGTGGCCCGCCGGGTCGAGGAGATGCTGGTCGACCCGTCCGCGATCGTGCACCCGGCCCCGGCGAAGCAGCCGGACACCTCGGTGCAGCCGGAGTTATCCGACGCGGAGCTGGTGACGATGGAACAACCCCGCTGA
- a CDS encoding amino acid deaminase/aldolase produces MAIERDLLRDRLDRATAHLDPPFVVVDLAAFDTNAAALVDRAAGKPVRVASKSVRSRDLLRRVLGRPGWRGVLAFTLPEAIRLVRARISDDVVVAYPTADRAALTELAGDPGLAAAVTLMVDDPAQLDLVDAVRAPGQRPELRVCLDLDASWRPLRGRVHVGVRRSPVHSAAAAGAFAAAVAARRGFRLVGVMAYEAQIAGLGDAPPGQALRGAAIRAAQRRSYRELLARRGAAVDAVRAQADLEFVNGGGTGSVAATSADPAVTEITAGSGLYGPTLFDAYRAWRPIPAAFFACAVVRRPAPGMATVLGGGWIASGTAEHSRLPQPWLPAGLRLVGTEGAGEVQTPLTGAAADRLRMGDRVWFRHAKAGEVCERVNELHLVDGDAVVASVPTYRGEGWAFL; encoded by the coding sequence GTGGCCATCGAACGCGATCTACTCCGCGACCGCCTGGACCGGGCGACCGCCCACCTCGATCCGCCGTTCGTCGTCGTCGACCTGGCCGCCTTCGACACCAACGCCGCCGCGCTGGTCGACCGGGCCGCCGGCAAACCGGTACGGGTCGCCAGCAAGTCGGTCCGCAGTCGGGACCTGCTCCGTCGGGTCCTCGGCCGGCCGGGCTGGCGGGGCGTGCTGGCGTTCACCCTCCCCGAGGCGATCCGGCTGGTCCGCGCCAGGATCAGCGACGACGTGGTGGTCGCGTACCCGACCGCCGACCGGGCAGCTCTGACCGAGTTGGCCGGCGATCCGGGCCTCGCCGCGGCGGTGACCCTCATGGTGGACGACCCGGCGCAGCTCGATCTCGTCGACGCGGTACGCGCCCCCGGGCAGCGCCCCGAACTGCGGGTCTGCCTCGACCTGGACGCCTCCTGGCGACCGTTGCGCGGGCGGGTGCACGTCGGGGTGCGCCGCTCCCCGGTGCACAGTGCGGCGGCGGCCGGGGCGTTCGCCGCCGCCGTCGCGGCACGACGTGGCTTCCGGCTGGTCGGGGTGATGGCGTACGAGGCGCAGATCGCCGGGTTGGGCGACGCCCCGCCAGGGCAGGCGCTACGGGGCGCCGCGATCCGGGCCGCGCAGCGCCGGTCGTACCGGGAACTGCTGGCCCGTCGGGGCGCGGCGGTGGACGCCGTCCGGGCGCAGGCCGACCTGGAGTTCGTCAACGGTGGCGGCACCGGCAGCGTGGCCGCGACCAGCGCCGACCCGGCGGTCACCGAGATCACCGCCGGATCCGGGCTGTACGGCCCGACGCTCTTCGACGCGTACCGTGCCTGGCGGCCCATCCCGGCGGCGTTCTTCGCCTGTGCGGTGGTCCGCCGGCCCGCGCCCGGGATGGCCACGGTGCTCGGCGGCGGGTGGATCGCCTCCGGTACCGCCGAGCACAGCCGACTCCCCCAGCCGTGGCTGCCGGCCGGGCTGCGGCTGGTGGGCACCGAGGGGGCGGGCGAGGTGCAGACCCCGCTGACCGGCGCGGCGGCCGACCGGCTCCGGATGGGTGACCGGGTCTGGTTCCGCCACGCCAAGGCCGGCGAGGTCTGCGAACGGGTGAACGAGCTGCACCTGGTGGACGGGGACGCCGTGGTCGCGAGCGTCCCCACCTACCGGGGCGAGGGATGGGCGTTCCTGTGA
- a CDS encoding D-arabinono-1,4-lactone oxidase, which produces MTRTVIVGTAWTNWAGNQRGVAGAVPRPRDTTEVVAAVRAAADAGVRIRPVGSGHSFTSIAVTDGHRLELADLAEPVRVDREHRLVTVPAGMTLRTLNDLLAGHGLALPNLGDIDAQTVAGAISTGTHGTGARLGCLATAVEALTLVTGTGEVLRCSAGEHPDVFAAARVGLGALGVLTEVTLRCVDAFTLLAHERPARLADVLADLPTLVDGHDHVEFYWFPYTDRVQVKTNDRVAADDRPLSAIRGWLDDEFLANTVFERACRLGRASPRLVPAISAVSARALTERRYTGRSDRIFCTPRRVRFVEMEYAVPRAALREALDALRRIVDGLPFPVLFPVEVRFTAPDDIWLSHGYGRESAYLAVHQYVGMPYEPYFRAFEEVARGLAGRPHWGKLHYRDAESLAPVYPRFADFQALRDTLDPARVFSNPYLTRVLGP; this is translated from the coding sequence ATGACGCGGACGGTCATTGTCGGCACCGCCTGGACGAACTGGGCGGGTAACCAGCGCGGCGTCGCCGGGGCGGTGCCACGCCCACGCGACACCACCGAGGTGGTCGCGGCGGTACGGGCCGCCGCCGACGCGGGCGTACGGATCAGGCCGGTGGGCAGCGGCCACTCCTTCACCAGCATCGCGGTGACCGACGGACACCGGCTGGAACTGGCCGACCTCGCCGAGCCGGTCCGGGTGGACCGGGAGCACCGGCTGGTCACCGTCCCCGCCGGGATGACCCTACGGACGCTCAACGACCTGCTCGCCGGGCACGGCCTGGCCCTGCCCAACCTCGGTGACATCGACGCGCAGACCGTCGCCGGGGCGATCTCCACCGGGACCCACGGCACCGGCGCGCGGCTCGGCTGCCTGGCCACCGCCGTCGAGGCGTTGACGCTGGTCACCGGGACCGGGGAGGTGCTGCGCTGTTCCGCCGGGGAGCACCCGGACGTGTTCGCCGCCGCCCGGGTGGGGCTGGGCGCGCTCGGGGTACTGACCGAGGTGACGCTGCGCTGCGTGGACGCCTTCACCCTGCTCGCCCACGAACGCCCGGCGCGGCTGGCCGACGTGCTGGCCGACCTGCCCACGCTGGTCGACGGGCACGACCACGTCGAGTTCTACTGGTTCCCGTACACCGACCGGGTGCAGGTCAAGACCAACGACCGGGTGGCCGCCGACGACCGGCCGCTGTCGGCGATCCGGGGCTGGCTGGACGACGAGTTCCTGGCGAACACCGTCTTCGAGCGGGCCTGTCGGCTGGGCCGGGCATCGCCCCGCCTGGTCCCGGCGATCAGCGCGGTCAGCGCGCGGGCGCTGACCGAACGCCGCTACACCGGCCGCTCCGACCGGATCTTCTGCACCCCACGCCGGGTCCGCTTCGTGGAGATGGAGTACGCCGTGCCGCGTGCCGCGCTCCGCGAGGCACTGGACGCGCTCCGCCGGATCGTCGACGGGCTACCGTTCCCGGTGCTCTTCCCGGTCGAGGTGCGCTTCACCGCGCCGGACGACATCTGGCTGTCGCACGGGTACGGGCGCGAGTCCGCGTACCTCGCCGTCCACCAGTACGTGGGCATGCCGTACGAGCCGTACTTCCGGGCGTTCGAGGAGGTGGCCCGGGGCCTGGCGGGTCGGCCGCACTGGGGCAAGCTGCACTACCGCGACGCCGAGTCCCTCGCCCCCGTCTACCCGCGCTTCGCGGACTTCCAGGCCCTCCGCGACACCCTCGATCCCGCCCGCGTCTTCAGCAACCCCTACCTGACCCGCGTCCTCGGCCCCTGA